A genomic window from Lotus japonicus ecotype B-129 chromosome 1, LjGifu_v1.2 includes:
- the LOC130729442 gene encoding F-box/FBD/LRR-repeat protein At1g16930-like translates to MVDRISRLSDEVLCHILFFLSTEQAVATSVLSKRWRPLWISVPVLDYDDEIYLRNNKHPSCFERFVYATILPRNPQQPITRFRLKYGVSGSELSDTDVSHGRSNADINVWVNTVIRRGIQNLDIQIHPQNYIISLSSCIFSCQTLVVLKLTGLSLKAFSSVELPSLKSLYLEHIQFVDCRYLVLLLFGCPMLEDLQADWLDYALDEYDYVKQFKSLPKLVRANLRHVGLDNTNILLNAICNVEFLSIRQIRLVDEIPEFLLPLLRNSYLPFSAFDAQELPQASEF, encoded by the exons ATGGTAGACAGAATTAGCAGGTTATCAGATGAAGTCCTCTGTCacattctcttctttctctcaacTGAACAAGCTGTTGCCACAAGTGTTCTCTCAAAGAGATGGAGGCCCCTCTGGATCTCAGTCCCCGTTCTCGACTACGACGACGAAATCTATCTCAGAAACAACAAACACCCTTCTTGCTTTGAAAGGTTCGTATACGCAACCATTCTACCGAGAAATCCGCAACAACCCATCACAAGGTTCCGCCTCAAATACGGGGTTTCTGGTTCTGAACTTTCCGATACCGATGTCAGTCATGGTCGTTCGAACGCTGATATCAATGTTTGGGTAAACACTGTTATACGACGCGGGATTCAGAACCTTGACATCCAGATACATCCTCAAAATTATATAATTAGTTTGAGCAGCTGCATTTTCAGTTGCCAAACCCTTGTTGTTCTCAAGTTAACAGGGTTATCTCTCAAAGCTTTTTCTTCCGTTGAGCTTCCCTCACTCAAATCCCTATATTTGGAACATATTCAATTTGTAGATTGTCGTTATCTTGTTTTGCTTCTTTTCGGGTGTCCAATGCTTGAGGATTTGCAAGCTGATTGGCTAGATTATGCTCTTGACGAGTATGATTATGTGAAACAGTTTAAAAGCTTACCCAAGTTGGTCAGGGCAAATCTACGTCATGTCGGTTTGGATAATACTAATATTCTTCTGAATGCAATATGTAATGTGGAGTTTTTGAGCATTAGGCAG ATTCGATTGGTTGATGAGATTCCTGAATTTCTTCTCCCTCTACTTAGAAATTCATACCTGCCATTCAGTGCTTTTGATGCTCAAGAATTGCCCCAAGCTTCAGAGTTTTAA